From one Triticum urartu cultivar G1812 chromosome 3, Tu2.1, whole genome shotgun sequence genomic stretch:
- the LOC125544660 gene encoding pentatricopeptide repeat-containing protein At4g32450, mitochondrial-like, translating into MAAMVGARRALFAARYSPRGELAAALLSPARRVGSPHSLPAERGCPRSLVPHRGAGSVASEQIDGDYHRDWGVQNAGNYGESRPKHSPDHFSRPLQRDPPSAHSSEGIDRNKGVHADGGVNAHYGRNSEQPYQSGGSYGLPDSRQPYTGARVNNEPPGYTARQSYGGNSAYGHQNPKGDIPSAHQQQIVIPAINGLSADGNVRRGRDVTGYDCSSGYNSRSNQESYTSGQYGYGPSAQSHQSPTGSDQQVFHQQKVDRISNGNYFNKPGNPASQYPTPSSSRKEHVAGPQQGHNGDFGYNTRQPDQASSAYNHPSSNGGPPSTQQQHNGTGYATHNFGYNTQSNQQNYNGRQNGYGPSGQSYQNLTGNVQQQNDYQSHDHANRPVNSASQYPNTSHFHKEHFPVFQQGHRGDFGYNASQAYQSHYTTNKIDTQRNHQEHFMNVNTDVQHSHNRTYPESHSDIQPITSAGNNLSSKPYQDNMYFQHSLPGSLPNNGSPSEVSDEASGISKGTIEELDKLCEDGNIKEALKALPVLQGKGIVLHAPQYFKLMQACADACALAEARQIHDQISQSELAVDIDVNNKILDMYAKCASMEDAKKLFSTMAQHDLTSWSTIISGFVHNGLGEEATDFFDRFKQTGDKPDSGMFTHVFLACGILGSVDEGMLHFESMQKDFGIIPSMDHYASIVNMLGQSGYVDEAREFVERMPMEPSVDIWESLMNMCRLNGYLELGDRCAQIIERLDPSRLNEQSKTGLFPVNASDLAKEKERKKANTAEARSKVHEYRAGDRSHPETLKIYEELRYLAAHMKEAGYIADTRFVLHDVDPETKEDALLAHSERLAVSYGLITSAVRSPIRVIKNLRSCGDCHTALKIISKLVGRQIIARDAKRFHHFENGVCSCKDYW; encoded by the exons ATGGCTGCCATGGTTGGAGCGCGCAGGGCTCTCTTCGCCGCCCGCTACTCCCCTCGCGGCGAGCTCGCGGCCGCGCTCCTCTCCCCCGCCCGTCGAGTCGGTTCTCCTCACAG TCTTCCAGCTGAAAGAGGATGCCCGCGTTCTTTGGTTCCGCATCGAGGCGCTGGCAGTGTGGCATCCGAACAAATTGATGGAGACTATCACCGTGATTGGGGGGTGCAAAACGCAGGGAACTACGGAGAGTCCCGCCCAAAACACTCACCTGATCATTTCAGCCGCCCCTTGCAGAGGGATCCCCCTTCAGCTCATTCTTCAGAAGGCATTGATAGAAATAAAGGTGTGCATGCTGATGGCGGTGTCAATGCACATTATGGACGCAATTCTGAACAACCTTACCAGAGCGGTGGATCGTATGGCTTACCAGATAGTCGCCAGCCATATACCGGTGCAAGAGTGAATAACGAGCCACCTGGATATACTGCCAGGCAATCGTATGGGGGCAATAGTGCATATGGCCACCAAAACCCCAAGGGCGATATACCAAGTGCTCATCAGCAGCAGATTGTCATACCTGCTATTAATGGCCTTTCTGCAGATGGTAATGTGCGAAGAGGTCGTGACGTTACTGGATATGATTGCAGCTCTGGATACAATTCCCGAAGTAACCAGGAGAGCTATACTAGTGGGCAGTATGGATATGGCCCATCAGCACAGTCACATCAAAGCCCAACTGGAAGTGACCAGCAAGTCTTTCATCAACAGAAGGTTGATCGAATATCTAATGGTAATTACTTCAACAAGCCTGGCAATCCTGCGTCACAGTATCCAACTCCAAGCAGTTCCCGTAAGGAGCATGTTGCAGGACCTCAACAAGGCCACAATGGTGATTTTGGATACAATACCAGGCAGCCTGATCAGGCAAGTAGTGCATACAATCACCCAAGTTCTAATGGAGGTCCACCAAGTActcagcagcagcacaatggcaCTGGATATGCCACACACAACTTTGGTTACAACACCCAAAGTAACCAGCAGAACTATAATGGTAGGCAGAATGGATATGGTCCTTCAGGACAGTCATATCAAAACTTAACTGGAAACGTTCAGCAGCAGAATGATTATCAAAGTCATGATCATGCAAATAGGCCTGTGAATTCTGCCTCACAGTATCCAAATACTAGCCATTTCCATAAGGAGCATTTTCCAGTATTCCAGCAAGGCCACAGAGGTGATTTTGGATACAATGCTTCACAAGCATATCAGAGTCATTATACCACTAACAAAATTGACACTCAGAGAAATCATCAAGAGCATTTCATGAATGTAAACACAGATGTACAGCACAGCCATAACAGAACTTATCCAGAATCTCATTCAGATATTCAACCTATTACGTCAGCTGGGAACAACTTGAGCAGTAAGCCCTATCAAGATAACATGTATTTCCAGCATTCACTGCCTGGCAGCCTGCCAAATAATGGATCACCTTCTGAAGTATCTGATGAAGCCAGCGGCATATCCAAAGGTACTATTGAGGAACTGGATAAGTTATGTGAAGATGGGAACATAAAAGAAGCTTTGAAAGCTCTACCGGTGCTGCAAGGAAAAGGCATTGTACTGCATGCTCCTCAATACTTTAAACTGATGCAAGCATGCGCTGATGCATGTGCTCTTGCAGAAGCAAGACAAATACATGATCAAATATCTCAATCAGAACTAGCTGTTGACATAGATGTTAACAACAAAATTTTGGACATGTATGCTAAATGTGCCTCGATGGAAGATGCAAAGAAACTTTTCAGTACTATGGCGCAGCATGATTTGACATCTTGGAGCACTATAATCTCAGGGTTTGTGCATAATGGTCTTGGTGAAGAAGCAACTGACTTTTTTGATCGTTTTAAGCAGACTGGAGATAAGCCAGATTCTGgcatgttcacacatgtattttTGGCCTGTGGAATTTTGGGATCGGTTGACGAGGGCATGTTGCATTTTGAATCAATGCAGAAGGATTTTGGTATAATTCCTTCCATGGATCATTATGCGAGCATTGTTAATATGCTTGGCCAGTCGGGCTATGTTGATGAAGCTCGTGAATTTGTTGAACGGATGCCTATGGAACCGAGCGTCGATATCTGGGAAAGTTTGATGAATATGTGCCGACTTAATGGATACTTAGAGCTTGGGGATCGTTGTGCTCAGATTATAGAACGCCTGGATCCTTCTAGGCTGAATGAGCAGTCTAAAACGGGTCTTTTCCCTGTAAATGCTTCAGACCTTGCAAAGGAGAAAGAAAGGAAAAAGGCTAATACTGCTGAAGCTAGGAGCAAAGTTCATGAATACAGAGCAGGGGATCGATCCCATCCAGAAACCCTTAAGATCTATGAAGAGCTGAGGTACTTGGCGGCTCATATGAAGGAGGCTGGCTATATTGCGGATACTCGATTTGTGCTTCACGACGTTGATCCAGAAACTAAAGAGGATGCCTTGCTAGCTCACAGTGAGAGACTAGCTGTTAGTTACGGTCTTATAACCAGTGCTGTCCGTTCGCCAATTCGGGTTATAAAGAACCTTCGCTCCTGTGGAGACTGCCACACCGCTCTTAAGATAATCTCTAAGCTTGTTGGCCGTCAGATCATTGCGAGGGACGCAAAGAGGTTCCACCATTTTGAAAATGGTGTGTGCTCTTGCAAAGACTATTGGTAA
- the LOC125544661 gene encoding protein farnesyltransferase subunit beta-like — protein sequence MVRLSLRSSRPHGDTARSRGAQRSGGPPASAAPMDSSSQPQPQSPAAGGDPSEDGAAAELPRLTVTQVEQMKVEARVADIYRVLFDAAPNAKSVMLELWRDQHVEYLMKGLRHLAPSFHVLDANRPWLCYWMVHGLALLDETLDDDLENDIVDFLSRCQDKHGGYGGGPGQLPHLATSYAAVNTLVTIGSERALSSIKRDNLYKFMLLMKDKSGAFRMHDGGEIDVRACYTAISVASLVNILDDELAKGVGNYIASCQTYEGGIAGEPSAEAHGGYTFCGLAAMVLLNEVEKLDLPSLIGWVAFRQGVECGFQGRTNKLVDGCYSFWQGAAIALAQKLMAGSDEQSKQSQPSKLSSVDDSCGTSSSGLASEKSSVVDYAKIGFDFMKQSNQIGPLFHNIALQQYILLCAQVPEGGLRDKPGKNRDHYHSCYCLSGLSVSQYSAMTGSVSCPLPQHMLGPYSNLLEQIHPLYNVVLEKYEEAYEFFSSE from the exons ATGGTCCGCCTTTCCCTGAGATCCTCGCGGCCGCACGGAGACACAGCTCGCAGCCGCGGCGCACAGCGGAGCGGCGGTCCGCCTGCCTCCGCCGCGCCTATGGATTCGTCGTCGCAGCCGCAGCCACAGTCGCCTGCTGCCGGGGGCGACCCGTCGGAGGACGGCGCGGCCGCGGAGCTGCCCCGGCTCACCGTGACGCAGGTGGAGCAGATGAAGGTGGAGGCGCGGGTAGCCGACATCTACCGCGTCCTCTTCGACGCCGCGCCCAACGCCAAGTCCGTCAT GCTAGAGCTGTGGCGTGATCAACATGTCGAGTATTTGATGAAAGGGCTGAGGCATCTCGCACCTAGCTTCCATGTGCTCGATGCCAA TCGGCCTTGGTTATGCTATTGGATGGTTCATGGGCTTGCGTTGCTGGATGAAACGCTTGATGATGACCTCGAGAACGATATTGTGGACTTCTTGTCTCGATGCCAG gACAAACATGGTGGATATGGTGGTGGACCTGGGCAG TTACCTCATCTCGCTACATCGTACGCTGCTGTAAATACACTTGTAACCATAGGGAGTGAAAGAGCACTATCATCAATAAAAAG GGACAATCTGTACAAGTTTATGCTTCTAATGAAGGACAAATCAGGTGCTTTCAG AATGCATGATGGTGGTGAAATTGATGTCCGCGCTTGCTATACTGCAATATCG GTTGCCAGCCTCGTGAACATTCTTGATGATGAGCTGGCAAAAGGTGTTGGAAACTACATAGCAAG TTGTCAAACTTATGAAGGTGGGATTGCGGGAGAACCTTCTGCTGAAGCTCATGGTGG GTACACTTTTTGTGGGCTGGCTGCAATGGTCCTGCTTAATGAAGTGGAGAAACTCGATTTGCCTAGCTTGATT GGCTGGGTGGCATTTCGTCAAGGAGTGGAATGCGGATTCCAAGGACGGACAAATAAATTGGTTGATGGTTGCTACTCCTTTTGGCAG GGAGCTGCTATTGCTTTAGCTCAAAAGCTAATGGCAGGGTCTGATGAACAATCTAAACAATCACAGCCCAGCAAATTATCTTCGGTAGATGATTCTTGTGGGACCAGCTCATCTGGATTGGCTTCAGAAAAATCTTCTGTTG TGGATTATGCGAAGATTGGATTTGATTTTATGAAGCAGAGCAACCAAATAGGTCCGCTGTTCCACAACATTGCTCTGCAACAATATATCCTGCTTTGTGCACAG GTGCCGGAGGGGGGATTGAGGGATAAACCTGGAAAGAACAGAGACCACTATCACTCATGCTACTGCCTGAGTGGCCTCTCAGTTAGCCAGTACAGCGCAATGACAGGTTCCGTTTCATGCCCCTTGCCGCAGCACATGCTTGGCCCATACTCGAACTTGCTAGAGCAAATTCATCCGCTCTACAACGTTGTGCTAGAGAAATACGAGGAGGCCTACGAGTTCTTTTCGAGCGAGTGA